The following DNA comes from Pristis pectinata isolate sPriPec2 chromosome 8, sPriPec2.1.pri, whole genome shotgun sequence.
TGCTTTAAACGTCTGAAGTTAGCTCACATTGGATggaatatttaagataagatgattcttacaaaatgtgaaataaaatatcATTTACAACTTTAATATGCATAAATGCATCTTAGATGTTGCTTTTTAAGTCTATTTTTAAGTAACAGTAATTTCTTTCAAACTTAAGTTATCGAAAATTTCCTAGATTAAtgtcttacttttttttaatcttttttttatttgcagaatTCTATTCGTCACAATCTCTCCTTAAACAAATGTTTCATGAAAGTGCCAAGGCAGAAGGATGAGCCTGGAAAAGGAGGTTTCTGGCAGATTGATCCACAATATGCTGATATGTTTGTTAACGGTGTATTTAAAAGGAGACGGATGCCTGCTACTCATTTTAGCACCCTCAAACAAAACAAACTGCCCTCTGTGTCTGCAAGTGAAGTGTCACTAAATCCATCAACTCAATCTTTTCTGCCTTACTCTGGGCCTGACCATGCATCCACACGGTACATGGAAAATACTCATGGTAATCCAATTTTCAACTCCTCTGACAACCAGCGAACTGCAAGCAAACGCAAACAAGCCTTGCCAAAACGAACAATGAAGATGGCCAGAACTTCTAAGTCCCCTCTGCTAGCTCATGATGAAAGAGAATCGGAATCCCTCAAGGGAGACTTTGACTGGGCATCGGTCTTTGATGATGTGTTCAATGCAAATGGGAGTAATTTTGAGGACCTAGACATCAACGCTGCATTGAACTCGCTGGGGACAGAGCTGGACCTTACTGTCCAAGGAAGACACATTAGCCCACAGTCTAAATGGTGCTCCATAGGCATGGACCAAGTGCTTGCAGAAACCACCAGCCAAACTTCACAGTTTGAAGATTTTACTTTTTTCTCTGATCCTGAAAGACATCCATGGGAGGAGATGAAAGAGGAGTTCCAAGTGACCCCTTTGAATATAGATCAAGGCTTCAACTTCTATGAAGGATTCTTCAATGAAATACATCAATGGGAAAGAGGAGATACCTTCCTGTGACCAGACTAATATTTTCCCCAAATGATCAATCTTGAACCATTTGCTACATTAGCATTAATGCCTTGATTATTGGATATGTACAGCTTACGTGAAGTTCCTTTATACTGTTGAAAAATGACCCGTTTGTTATtttttattgtttataatttttacaCTGGAATACCATTTAACAGAGATTTCTGTCATGGTTAAGAGAAAACAGTCTGAAATTCTTAATAGTTTTAAGATCATACCCTCTGATTACA
Coding sequences within:
- the LOC127573287 gene encoding LOW QUALITY PROTEIN: forkhead box protein J1-B-like (The sequence of the model RefSeq protein was modified relative to this genomic sequence to represent the inferred CDS: deleted 1 base in 1 codon), whose amino-acid sequence is MPVLTTPEIATKFKENWMMLHPEDQENVNGAREPGRQLTSLHGCRTSPSQCEPGEAPIAHPSLQAAVPGSDGPASPPAGDTAATGMHSVWGKPTSAAPGTKTLIQSQAPTQSPVEDVDYKTNPHVKPPYSYATLICMAMQASKKSKITLSAIYNWITDNFCYYRHADPSWAGKNSIRHNLSLNKCFMKVPRQKDEPGKGGFWQIDPQYADMFVNGVFKRRRMPATHFSTLKQNKLPSVSASEVSLNPSTQSFLPYSGPDHASTRYMENTHGNPIFNSSDNQRTASKRKQALPKRTMKMARTSKSPLLAHDERESESLKGDFDWASVFDDVFNANGSNFEDLDINAALNSLGTELDLTVQGRHISPQSKWCSIGMDQVLAETTSQTSQFEDFTFFSDPERHPWEEMKEEFQVTPLNIDQGFNFYEGFFNEIHQWERGDTFL